Below is a window of Undibacterium sp. YM2 DNA.
ACCATGCTGGACCTGGTGAAATCTGGTGTTGGCCTGAGCCTGATACGGGATTCCATCGCCATACGCGAAGCCCATGCCCATGGCCTGGTGATTGCTGATGCCGTCAGTGTCACGACGGAACTGAGCTTCATCTGCCAGGAAAAGCGCCAGCATGAAGCCATGATCGCGGCCAGTTTCGCCTTGTTGAAAACGATCTGGGTATAGATGTTTGCAAGAGTGTATCCTCCGCCGCACACCAGAGCTCAAAACCAGAAAATTTCTGCCTTTATTGGAAATTCAGCGGTATATTCGCACCACTTATCTATTTCGGAAAATCGTTCGTGAAACTCCTGTTATCCAGTTTGCTTGTATCTCTGGCCATCGTTCCTGCCATCAGCCATGCAGAAACGATCAAACTGCTTATCCAGGAATTTGCGCCTTTTACGCACACTGACATCAAAACCGGTGAAATCCAGGGTGCGCTGACCGAAAAGATCGCAGAGATACTCAGGCGTGCCGGCGATAACTACAGCATCAGCAGCACATCCCTCGCACGCGGTTTGAATTCCACGCTCAATGATGACAATACCTGCCTGTTTGGCTTTCGCCGCACGCCCGACAGAGAACATCTGTATAAATGGGTGGGCCCGCTGGTCAACGACAATTGGGTTTTGTATGGCCGCAAAAATGATAGCCGCGTGCTAAAAAGTTTTGAAGATGCCAAAGCGTATTCGATAGGTTCGTACAAAAATGCAGCCACAGGCGTGCAACTCAGCGAACAAGGCTACAAAATAGAGTTTGCGAGCCAGGATGATGACAATCCACGTCTGCTGGTGAATGGCAGGCTGAACTACTGGATAGTCTCAGAGTCACACGGCATGTTCCTTGCCCAGCAGCAAGGCTTTGCCAACGATATTGTGCGTGCCATCAAATGGAAAAGCATAGAGCTCAACATGCTGTGCAATGTCCGCATGGACAAGCAACGCATAGAGCTCTACAACAAGATTAATAAAGAACTGGATAATGACGGCACCATGGAAAAAATCATGCGCAAGTACGGGATCAAATAATGGCCAGATCGACCAAGGCCGCCCATGCAGTCAACCGCCTGCGTGAACGCAGCAATAATGCTCCCTATTCCATGGTCAGCCTCGCGGATGGCCGGTTTTCCCTGACCCTGGCCAATCTCGAACAGCTAGACGAATTGCCTGTCAGCGTCAGCGATGCCATGGAAATGGATGAATTTGTCGTTTATGTTAACAACCTGCATAAACAGGCTCCCAAAAAAGCCAGCAAACTGGATGTGGCTTTTGAGAAAAAAATCGCGGCAGCCAAACAGAAATAAAAGTCTTCAGAAGTAAATCTATAAGGAAAATTCTATGAAATACCATTGTCTTACT
It encodes the following:
- a CDS encoding ABC transporter substrate-binding protein, which gives rise to MKLLLSSLLVSLAIVPAISHAETIKLLIQEFAPFTHTDIKTGEIQGALTEKIAEILRRAGDNYSISSTSLARGLNSTLNDDNTCLFGFRRTPDREHLYKWVGPLVNDNWVLYGRKNDSRVLKSFEDAKAYSIGSYKNAATGVQLSEQGYKIEFASQDDDNPRLLVNGRLNYWIVSESHGMFLAQQQGFANDIVRAIKWKSIELNMLCNVRMDKQRIELYNKINKELDNDGTMEKIMRKYGIK